One window from the genome of Acinetobacter lanii encodes:
- the ribA gene encoding GTP cyclohydrolase II, translating to MPIEFVATSKLPTAFGDFKITVFQDPQTGEEHVALSKGLDTPTDEPVLVRIHSECLTGDAFASLKCDCGPQLQATQKLINDVGQGVILYLRQEGRGIGLTNKIRAYALQDQGHDTVDANLMLNLPADARRYDMCNIMLDHLQVKSVKLITNNPLKIAALKDQGINVVSRVPLTVGLNAFNADYLKTKHERMSHMYNKEDF from the coding sequence GTGCCTATAGAATTTGTCGCTACGTCTAAATTACCAACTGCTTTTGGCGATTTTAAAATTACTGTTTTTCAAGACCCACAAACTGGTGAAGAACATGTTGCCCTTTCTAAAGGCTTAGACACGCCGACCGATGAACCTGTGCTTGTCCGTATTCATTCTGAATGTCTTACCGGTGATGCGTTTGCTTCACTGAAATGTGATTGTGGCCCGCAGCTTCAGGCCACGCAAAAATTAATCAATGACGTCGGTCAAGGGGTGATTTTGTACTTGCGCCAAGAAGGTCGTGGGATAGGTTTGACCAATAAAATTCGTGCCTATGCCCTGCAAGACCAAGGACATGACACAGTCGATGCCAATCTGATGTTAAACCTGCCTGCCGATGCACGTCGTTATGACATGTGCAATATCATGCTTGATCATCTGCAAGTAAAGTCTGTGAAATTAATCACCAACAACCCTTTGAAAATTGCAGCCCTCAAAGATCAAGGGATCAATGTAGTAAGTCGTGTGCCTTTAACTGTAGGTCTCAATGCCTTTAATGCCGATTATTTAAAAACCAAACATGAGCGTATGTCACATATGTATAACAAAGAAGACTTTTAA
- the dxs gene encoding 1-deoxy-D-xylulose-5-phosphate synthase: MLYTEIPHQRPLTPLLDAIDHPAQLRQFAKDQLVQVADELRQFILYAAGQSGGHFGANLGVVELTVALHFCFNTPHDRLVWDVGHQAYPHKALTGRREQLTTIRAKNGLAAFPAREESEFDTFGVGHSSTAISAGLGMALASRYQNTARDVVAIIGDGAMTAGMAFEAMNDAVAHNANLIVVLNDNDMSISCSTGGFAKHLAALWQKGQSVAIQDDGTAYIQDYPEWSYNSRLHEAATDAADNLFKAIGFDYFGPFDGHDVDGLVHVFNALKHRQGPRLVHIYTKKGKGFAPAEADQIKYHAILKINASASSNTAPKYSDVFGQWLCDEAVQDDRLLAITPAMCEGSGMVKFAKQFPERFFDVAIAEQHAVTLAAGMACEGLKPVVAIYSTFLQRGYDQFVHDVALQNLDVTFGIDRAGLVGEDGPTHAGAYDYAFMRTVPNIVIMAPKDENECRQMLHTAYHYPGPAAVRYPRGNGLGVEIQHALTALEIGQAEVVLELNPQHEEGITILAFGSRVSVAVEAAQNLASELDVAVRVINMRFVKPLDEKIIQSYADKTQLFVTVEEHAVMAGAGSAVNEYLARAQIVKPILNLGLPDAFLAQASHSEMLRDCGLDTQGIEKSTKQAWLKLVQWV; this comes from the coding sequence ATGTTGTATACCGAGATACCTCATCAACGTCCTTTGACGCCGTTGTTGGATGCCATTGATCATCCAGCACAATTACGTCAATTTGCGAAAGACCAATTGGTTCAAGTCGCGGATGAACTGCGTCAATTTATTTTGTATGCCGCAGGGCAAAGTGGTGGGCATTTTGGTGCAAATCTAGGGGTGGTTGAACTCACGGTTGCCTTACATTTTTGCTTTAACACGCCGCATGATCGCTTGGTGTGGGATGTCGGTCATCAAGCATATCCGCATAAAGCACTGACCGGTCGTCGTGAACAGCTCACCACGATTCGTGCTAAAAACGGTTTAGCAGCATTCCCTGCACGTGAAGAATCTGAATTTGATACTTTTGGTGTCGGACATTCATCAACTGCGATTTCAGCAGGTTTGGGAATGGCATTGGCAAGTCGCTATCAAAATACCGCACGTGATGTGGTGGCGATTATTGGTGATGGTGCAATGACTGCAGGTATGGCGTTTGAAGCCATGAATGATGCGGTTGCACACAACGCAAATTTAATTGTGGTGTTAAACGACAATGACATGTCGATCTCATGTAGTACCGGTGGTTTTGCCAAACACTTAGCTGCGCTGTGGCAAAAAGGGCAGTCGGTTGCCATTCAAGATGACGGTACAGCCTATATTCAAGACTATCCTGAATGGTCGTATAATTCACGCTTACATGAGGCTGCCACTGATGCAGCCGATAACTTATTTAAAGCGATTGGCTTTGATTACTTTGGGCCCTTTGATGGGCATGATGTGGATGGCTTGGTACACGTCTTTAATGCCTTAAAGCATCGTCAAGGTCCACGCTTAGTTCACATCTATACCAAAAAAGGCAAAGGCTTTGCGCCTGCTGAAGCAGATCAAATTAAATATCACGCAATTTTAAAAATAAATGCCAGTGCATCTTCGAATACAGCACCAAAATATTCAGATGTCTTTGGGCAGTGGTTGTGTGATGAAGCTGTACAAGATGATCGCTTATTGGCGATTACCCCTGCAATGTGCGAAGGCTCAGGCATGGTTAAATTTGCCAAACAGTTTCCTGAGCGTTTCTTCGATGTTGCGATTGCAGAACAACATGCAGTCACACTCGCTGCAGGCATGGCATGTGAAGGTTTAAAACCTGTTGTGGCGATTTATTCAACCTTCTTGCAACGTGGCTATGATCAGTTTGTGCATGATGTGGCATTGCAAAATTTAGATGTGACCTTTGGCATCGATCGTGCAGGGCTTGTGGGTGAGGACGGCCCAACGCATGCAGGGGCATATGATTATGCCTTTATGCGTACCGTACCGAATATTGTCATTATGGCGCCAAAAGATGAAAACGAATGCCGTCAAATGTTGCATACGGCGTATCACTATCCAGGACCTGCTGCAGTACGTTACCCACGTGGTAATGGTTTAGGTGTTGAGATTCAACACGCGTTGACTGCTTTAGAGATTGGTCAAGCGGAAGTGGTGTTAGAGCTTAATCCACAACATGAAGAGGGTATTACGATTTTAGCCTTTGGTAGTCGTGTGTCTGTGGCTGTTGAAGCGGCACAAAACTTGGCGTCTGAACTGGATGTCGCAGTGCGTGTGATCAATATGCGCTTTGTGAAGCCGCTCGATGAAAAGATTATTCAAAGCTATGCCGATAAAACCCAATTGTTTGTCACCGTTGAAGAGCATGCGGTGATGGCAGGAGCAGGTAGTGCAGTAAATGAATATTTAGCACGGGCTCAGATTGTGAAACCTATTTTAAACCTTGGTTTACCTGATGCATTCTTGGCGCAAGCCAGCCACAGTGAAATGTTGAGAGACTGTGGTTTAGATACACAAGGGATTGAAAAATCGACAAAACAAGCTTGGTTAAAGCTTGTGCAATGGGTTTAA
- the hemW gene encoding radical SAM family heme chaperone HemW has protein sequence MADLNPASVPLSLYIHMPWCVKKCPYCDFNSHAVPNGALSLDLEQTYLKALVEDFKTQIDFAQGRSIHSVFIGGGTPSLISAKGYAWLFEQLKALLPFEENCEITLEANPGTVEHDPFAGYLAAGINRLSIGVQSFNSDHLKALGRIHNNDDAINAIHLATEAGFKRINVDLMHGLPEQTLAQALNDLKLAVEHGATHVSWYQLTIEPNTVFFRTQPILPVDEVLEDIQEQGEAYLKANGFINYEVSAWRKEQPSAHNLNYWQFGDYLAIGAGAHGKVTQPDGVYRYQKTRLPKDYLAKVPAENLQFKKIQAEDMPFEFMMNALRLNEGVEAKLYLERTGHPISQMADVLDSLRQRKLLVEDEQRLACTEQGHIFLNSVLEEFL, from the coding sequence TTGGCTGATTTAAATCCTGCATCTGTTCCTTTGTCTTTATATATTCATATGCCGTGGTGTGTGAAAAAATGCCCGTATTGTGATTTCAACTCACATGCAGTGCCGAATGGCGCTTTGAGTTTGGACTTGGAACAAACGTATTTAAAAGCTTTGGTGGAAGATTTTAAAACTCAAATTGATTTCGCCCAAGGTCGCTCCATTCACAGCGTTTTTATTGGTGGGGGAACGCCATCGCTAATTTCAGCAAAAGGCTATGCATGGCTCTTTGAGCAACTCAAAGCCTTACTACCGTTTGAAGAAAATTGCGAAATTACCTTAGAAGCCAATCCGGGCACGGTCGAGCACGATCCCTTTGCAGGCTATTTGGCGGCAGGCATTAATCGTTTATCGATTGGGGTGCAAAGTTTTAATAGCGATCATTTAAAAGCTTTAGGACGTATTCATAATAATGATGATGCAATCAATGCCATTCATTTGGCGACGGAAGCAGGCTTTAAACGTATCAATGTCGATTTAATGCATGGCTTACCTGAGCAGACTTTAGCACAAGCTCTGAATGATTTGAAATTGGCTGTAGAACATGGCGCAACCCATGTGTCTTGGTATCAACTGACCATTGAACCGAATACGGTTTTTTTTAGAACACAACCGATTTTACCTGTCGATGAGGTATTGGAAGATATTCAAGAGCAGGGTGAGGCCTATTTAAAAGCCAATGGTTTTATCAACTACGAAGTGTCGGCGTGGCGTAAAGAACAGCCCTCTGCGCATAATTTAAATTACTGGCAGTTTGGGGATTATTTAGCGATTGGTGCCGGTGCTCACGGCAAAGTGACTCAGCCTGACGGCGTATATCGTTATCAAAAAACACGTTTGCCTAAAGACTATTTAGCCAAAGTCCCTGCGGAAAATTTACAGTTTAAAAAAATTCAAGCGGAGGATATGCCGTTTGAATTTATGATGAATGCACTGCGTTTAAATGAAGGTGTGGAAGCCAAACTTTATCTTGAACGCACAGGACATCCTATATCTCAAATGGCAGATGTTTTGGATTCATTGCGTCAGCGAAAATTACTGGTTGAAGACGAACAACGCTTGGCATGCACCGAGCAAGGACACATCTTTTTGAATTCAGTCTTAGAAGAGTTTTTATAA
- a CDS encoding acyl-CoA dehydrogenase C-terminal domain-containing protein, translating into MPAYKAPVRDIRFLMNEVFDYPAHFKTLSNGDAVDSDTVDMIIDGAADFCENVLSPLNQSGDEEGCHFDNGEVKTPKGFKEAYDQFVQGGWQGLSYPEEFGGQALPMSLNLIKSEMMGTANWSFTMYPGLSMGCMNTIMQFGTDEQKNTYMPHLTAGTWSGTMCLTEPQCGTDLGQVKTKAEPQADGTYKISGTKIFISAGEHDLTENIVHIVLARLPDAPAGTRGISLFIVPKFLPTAEGTVGERNPVTCGSIEHKMGIRASATAVLNFDDAIGYLIGEKHKGLHAMFTFMNTARIGTAVQGLAHAELAFQGALPYAKERMSMRALSGKKDPEKVADAIIHHADVRRMLLTQKAIAEGGRSMIYHAAQLADKMTDALAQGDQAKFDEYDDKLGFYTPILKGFLTELGLEAANHGMQVFGGHGYIKEHGMEQIARDARISTLYEGTTGVQALDLIGRKVLLSSKGKVVRDYTAEILKFCGQHARNKYMRRFAWDLTKVCAQWNALTVRIMLAARKDRDIVSSASVDYLMFSGYVMMAYYWAQQAAVASAKLASGDGQETTEFYKAKIKVADFYFERLLPRTQGHAESMVNPSRTLTSLAPEHFSFDY; encoded by the coding sequence ATGCCTGCATATAAAGCGCCTGTCCGCGATATTCGCTTCTTAATGAATGAAGTTTTTGACTATCCTGCGCATTTTAAAACGCTCAGCAATGGTGATGCTGTGGATTCAGATACCGTTGATATGATTATCGATGGTGCCGCTGATTTTTGTGAAAACGTGCTTTCTCCTTTAAACCAAAGTGGTGATGAAGAAGGCTGTCATTTTGACAATGGTGAAGTAAAAACACCTAAAGGCTTTAAAGAAGCCTATGACCAATTTGTGCAAGGCGGTTGGCAAGGTCTTTCATATCCTGAAGAGTTTGGTGGTCAAGCCCTCCCAATGTCTTTAAACCTGATCAAATCAGAAATGATGGGGACTGCAAACTGGTCATTCACTATGTACCCGGGTTTAAGTATGGGATGTATGAACACCATCATGCAGTTTGGTACAGATGAGCAAAAAAATACCTATATGCCACACCTGACCGCAGGCACTTGGTCTGGCACCATGTGTTTGACAGAACCTCAGTGTGGTACGGACTTAGGTCAAGTCAAAACCAAAGCTGAACCACAAGCAGATGGAACCTATAAAATTTCAGGTACCAAGATCTTTATTTCCGCTGGTGAACATGACCTGACTGAAAACATTGTGCATATTGTCTTGGCTCGCCTTCCAGATGCACCTGCAGGAACACGCGGTATTTCATTGTTTATCGTGCCTAAATTTCTTCCGACTGCTGAAGGCACGGTGGGTGAGCGTAATCCTGTCACCTGTGGTTCAATTGAACACAAAATGGGAATTCGTGCCTCTGCGACTGCTGTGCTGAATTTCGATGATGCGATTGGTTACCTGATTGGTGAAAAGCATAAAGGTTTACATGCCATGTTTACCTTTATGAACACGGCACGTATTGGTACGGCGGTACAAGGTTTGGCGCATGCTGAACTGGCATTCCAAGGGGCATTGCCTTATGCCAAAGAACGGATGTCAATGCGTGCTCTTTCAGGTAAAAAAGACCCTGAAAAAGTGGCTGATGCCATCATTCACCATGCCGATGTGCGTCGTATGTTACTGACGCAAAAAGCCATTGCTGAAGGCGGTCGTTCAATGATTTATCATGCTGCACAATTGGCAGATAAAATGACCGATGCGTTGGCGCAAGGTGACCAGGCCAAGTTTGACGAATATGATGACAAACTCGGTTTCTATACCCCGATTTTAAAAGGTTTCTTAACGGAACTCGGCTTAGAAGCGGCCAATCATGGGATGCAAGTATTTGGTGGTCATGGTTATATTAAAGAACATGGCATGGAGCAAATCGCACGTGATGCGCGTATTTCAACGTTATACGAAGGTACAACGGGTGTTCAAGCCTTAGATTTGATTGGTCGTAAAGTGCTGTTGTCTTCGAAAGGCAAAGTGGTGCGTGACTATACCGCTGAAATTTTGAAATTCTGTGGTCAACATGCCCGCAATAAATACATGCGCCGTTTTGCCTGGGATTTAACCAAAGTTTGCGCACAGTGGAATGCTTTAACGGTGCGTATTATGTTGGCTGCCCGTAAAGACCGTGACATCGTATCCTCTGCGTCTGTCGATTATTTGATGTTCTCAGGTTATGTGATGATGGCCTATTATTGGGCACAACAAGCGGCGGTGGCTTCCGCAAAATTGGCTTCAGGTGATGGTCAAGAAACCACTGAATTCTATAAAGCCAAAATCAAAGTCGCTGATTTCTACTTTGAGCGTTTACTGCCACGGACTCAAGGGCATGCAGAATCAATGGTCAATCCTTCTCGAACATTGACTTCTTTAGCGCCAGAGCATTTCAGCTTTGATTACTAA
- the aroE gene encoding shikimate dehydrogenase, producing the protein MSKQFAVIGNPIEQSRSPELHHAFAQKTHIDLNYVKRFAELDAFEASVKDFFNENGCGMNVTVPFKERAFALCHHLTERAKIAKAVNTLWMENGELNGDNTDGQGLVEAIKALNWSLENVNILIIGAGGATRGVIYPLVKAGAKQIVIANRTVSRAEQLVQDLQAAVPEATLKACGLDQLEGEFDIVINATSASLNGDALILPESLKFHHAYEMAYGKQSSFLEQAKQRDIPTSEGYGMLVGQAIEAFAIWNGVRPNLKDFI; encoded by the coding sequence ATGAGCAAACAATTCGCGGTGATTGGCAATCCGATTGAACAATCACGCTCGCCTGAGCTTCATCATGCCTTTGCCCAAAAGACCCATATTGATTTGAATTATGTCAAACGCTTTGCCGAACTTGATGCATTTGAAGCAAGTGTAAAAGATTTCTTTAATGAAAATGGCTGTGGCATGAATGTCACGGTGCCTTTTAAGGAACGTGCCTTTGCCTTGTGCCATCATCTAACTGAGCGTGCCAAAATAGCCAAAGCAGTCAATACTCTCTGGATGGAAAATGGCGAATTAAACGGCGACAATACTGACGGTCAAGGTCTGGTCGAGGCAATCAAAGCACTAAATTGGTCGTTAGAAAATGTAAATATTTTGATTATCGGTGCTGGCGGTGCAACCCGTGGCGTGATCTACCCACTGGTTAAAGCGGGTGCAAAACAGATTGTGATTGCCAATCGCACTGTGTCTCGTGCTGAACAATTGGTTCAAGATCTGCAAGCTGCAGTACCTGAAGCAACACTCAAGGCTTGCGGATTGGATCAACTCGAAGGCGAATTTGATATTGTGATCAATGCGACCTCAGCAAGTCTGAATGGTGATGCTTTGATTTTACCTGAATCATTAAAATTTCATCATGCCTATGAAATGGCTTATGGCAAACAGTCAAGCTTTTTAGAGCAAGCCAAGCAACGCGATATCCCCACTTCGGAAGGTTATGGGATGTTAGTCGGTCAAGCCATTGAAGCCTTTGCGATTTGGAATGGTGTTCGTCCCAACCTCAAAGACTTTATTTAA
- the hemF gene encoding oxygen-dependent coproporphyrinogen oxidase, which yields MQHPTSADIQRVRTFLLDLQARICASLEQQEIAGGGTATFEIDDWERPEGGGGRSRVLQNGTVIEKGGVMFSHINISKLPASATERHPQIAGAKAQALGVSLVIHPKNPNVPTSHANVRLFVAEKEGQDRIWWFGGGFDLTPFYPNDEDVLAWHQTAHDLCAPFGDNVYAEHKKWCDDYFYLKHRDEQRGVGGLFFDDLNQWDFETCFQYMQAVGNGYLDAILPIFKRNQDKPYTEAQREFQIYRRGRYVEYNLVYDRGTLFGLQTGGRIESILVSLPNLAGWSYRPEWDADSPEKKLTDYYLKPQDWLAELK from the coding sequence ATGCAGCATCCAACTTCAGCGGATATTCAACGTGTTCGTACATTTCTTCTTGATTTACAAGCACGAATTTGTGCCAGTCTAGAGCAACAAGAAATTGCCGGTGGTGGCACAGCGACCTTCGAAATCGATGACTGGGAGCGTCCTGAAGGTGGCGGTGGTCGATCACGTGTCTTGCAAAATGGCACCGTGATTGAAAAAGGCGGCGTGATGTTTTCTCACATCAATATTTCCAAACTGCCGGCTTCTGCGACAGAGCGACATCCACAAATTGCCGGTGCTAAAGCGCAAGCCCTAGGTGTGTCTTTAGTCATTCATCCCAAAAATCCCAATGTGCCGACCTCACATGCCAATGTACGTTTATTCGTGGCTGAAAAAGAAGGTCAAGATCGTATCTGGTGGTTTGGCGGTGGGTTTGACCTCACCCCTTTCTACCCGAATGATGAAGATGTATTGGCTTGGCACCAAACGGCACATGACTTATGTGCACCCTTTGGTGACAATGTATATGCAGAACACAAAAAATGGTGTGATGATTACTTTTATTTAAAACACCGAGATGAACAGCGTGGTGTCGGCGGTCTATTCTTCGATGATCTCAATCAATGGGACTTCGAAACCTGCTTTCAATACATGCAAGCAGTCGGTAATGGTTATCTAGACGCCATCTTGCCAATCTTTAAACGCAATCAAGATAAACCTTATACTGAAGCGCAACGTGAGTTCCAAATTTATCGCCGTGGTCGTTATGTTGAATACAACTTGGTCTATGACCGAGGCACGTTATTCGGCTTACAAACCGGTGGAAGGATTGAATCCATTCTAGTGAGTTTGCCCAATTTGGCAGGTTGGTCATATCGTCCAGAATGGGATGCAGATTCACCTGAGAAAAAACTCACCGATTATTATTTAAAACCGCAAGATTGGTTAGCTGAACTGAAATAA
- a CDS encoding DMT family transporter, producing MIKISSQMLMLIPLALVIGVAMAIQTAINSQLSERLYSPLQAGFLSFFIGTIVLGFLLYLHSAPKPDLASLTHMPGYLWLGGCLGVYAISMSIYTAPKLSFLTFSGLVIFGQIIMSMILDQYGWLGVEKTPVNWQRLVGALLIFIGVVFTLQR from the coding sequence ATGATAAAAATATCCAGTCAAATGCTGATGTTAATTCCACTTGCTTTAGTGATTGGCGTTGCCATGGCCATTCAAACAGCCATCAACAGTCAATTGAGTGAACGACTTTATTCGCCCTTGCAGGCTGGGTTTTTGTCCTTTTTCATTGGTACAATCGTGTTGGGCTTTTTGCTGTATTTACACTCTGCACCTAAACCTGACCTAGCCAGCTTGACTCACATGCCTGGGTATTTATGGTTGGGCGGATGCTTAGGGGTATATGCCATTAGCATGAGCATTTATACTGCACCGAAACTCAGTTTTCTGACCTTTTCAGGCTTGGTTATTTTCGGTCAAATCATCATGTCGATGATTTTGGATCAATATGGATGGCTTGGAGTTGAAAAAACGCCCGTCAACTGGCAACGTCTTGTCGGTGCTTTACTGATTTTTATTGGGGTCGTGTTTACTTTACAACGATAA
- a CDS encoding MATE family efflux transporter has product MIPILITQFSQAGLGLIDTIMAGHLSPADLAAVAVGVGLWMPVMLLFSGIMIATTPLVAEAKGERSPEKIATIARQSLWIAFILGVIAGLILQLAPMLLPIVGVPDSLLPKASLFLHAIGLGMPAVTMYAALRGYSEALGYPRPVTVISLFALVFLIPLNYLFMYGWGPIPALGSAGCGFATAILQWLMFFSLALYIFKGRPYQKTQIFAVWEKMDRYWIKRILKLGIPIGLAIFFEVSIFSTAAIVISPLGDTIVAAHQIAISVTSQLFMIPMSLAIALTIRTGMYYGEKNWPSMRKVQKIGFATGTVFAFATMALIWFFRPEIAAIYTQDVEVAEVAMYLMLFALGYQLMDAWQISAAGCLRGMQDTKGPMWITMLAYWVIAFPVGLYLCRFTSMGAAGVWVGLIVGLAIACLLLIIRLKHNNQKLDFQS; this is encoded by the coding sequence ATGATTCCTATCCTGATCACGCAATTTTCACAAGCGGGTTTAGGACTGATTGACACCATTATGGCCGGACACCTCTCTCCTGCTGACTTGGCGGCTGTGGCTGTGGGAGTAGGATTATGGATGCCTGTCATGCTGCTGTTCAGTGGCATTATGATCGCAACCACGCCTTTGGTCGCTGAAGCTAAAGGTGAACGCTCGCCTGAAAAAATTGCCACCATTGCCCGTCAGTCGTTATGGATTGCCTTTATTTTAGGGGTGATCGCAGGGCTGATTTTACAGCTTGCACCGATGCTGCTCCCCATCGTCGGTGTACCGGATAGTTTATTGCCCAAAGCCAGTTTGTTCTTACATGCGATTGGTTTGGGTATGCCTGCGGTGACCATGTATGCCGCACTCAGGGGCTATTCAGAAGCTTTGGGTTATCCACGTCCTGTGACTGTGATTAGTTTATTTGCCTTAGTGTTCTTGATCCCGCTGAACTACCTGTTTATGTACGGTTGGGGACCCATTCCGGCTTTGGGCAGTGCAGGTTGTGGTTTTGCCACGGCCATTTTACAGTGGCTGATGTTTTTTAGCTTAGCCTTGTATATTTTCAAAGGTCGTCCTTATCAAAAGACTCAAATCTTTGCGGTTTGGGAAAAAATGGACCGCTATTGGATTAAACGGATTTTAAAACTCGGTATCCCGATTGGTTTAGCGATTTTCTTTGAAGTCAGTATTTTCAGTACGGCGGCGATTGTGATCAGTCCTTTAGGCGACACCATTGTTGCAGCGCATCAGATTGCAATCTCAGTCACTTCACAACTGTTTATGATTCCCATGTCACTCGCCATTGCACTGACCATTCGCACAGGCATGTACTATGGTGAAAAAAATTGGCCCTCGATGCGTAAAGTTCAGAAAATTGGTTTCGCTACAGGCACCGTTTTTGCTTTTGCGACCATGGCGTTAATCTGGTTTTTCCGCCCTGAAATTGCAGCGATTTACACCCAAGATGTTGAAGTTGCAGAAGTCGCTATGTATCTGATGCTGTTTGCACTGGGTTATCAGTTGATGGATGCGTGGCAGATCAGTGCGGCGGGTTGTTTACGTGGCATGCAAGACACCAAAGGTCCAATGTGGATCACCATGCTGGCGTATTGGGTCATTGCCTTCCCTGTAGGCCTATATCTTTGTCGTTTTACCTCAATGGGGGCAGCTGGGGTATGGGTCGGGTTGATTGTCGGACTTGCGATTGCATGTCTACTCTTGATCATCCGCTTAAAACACAATAATCAAAAATTAGATTTTCAATCATAG
- a CDS encoding ABC1 kinase family protein — MSKNASSPGRRFMKLAGMTASIATKTMSNSIRNFNADDDKKNEARSQLFQDIGLQIADTLGEMKGAVMKVGQIASQYKDIFPPEVAKAIAKLQRQAPPMPFAEIKQQVEKELGKPLEQIFKSFEQSPFAAASIGQVHKATLSNGKEVVVKVQYPGVDQACDSDLKQVRLALRLMGVLKVDKKLQDRLFKEIQDSLHEELNYEIEAQSLEVFRTFHEKLDTKIIIPKVYREYSSRRVLTLSFEQGESIETASTWDQNIRNEMGRRLVRALGQQMFYLKRFHCDPHPGNFAFRPDGSVIIYDFGGVKTLSPALVDRFKSLVRAGRHSDIEAIEDHLLALDSIAEKAKFPPELYRTWLEVLLRPLTTQYDFAENSAHHDGVKLVKQSLKYWDVFKPSPDTLMVNRTISGQYWNLIHLKVNDNLSDLFEELVPV, encoded by the coding sequence ATGTCAAAAAATGCGAGCTCTCCCGGCCGTCGTTTTATGAAACTCGCAGGCATGACTGCGAGCATTGCCACTAAAACAATGTCCAACTCGATTCGCAACTTTAATGCTGATGATGACAAAAAAAATGAAGCACGCAGCCAACTCTTTCAAGACATCGGCCTACAAATCGCAGACACCTTAGGGGAAATGAAAGGTGCAGTGATGAAAGTCGGTCAGATTGCTTCACAATATAAAGATATTTTTCCGCCTGAAGTGGCAAAAGCGATTGCCAAATTGCAACGCCAAGCCCCACCTATGCCCTTTGCAGAAATTAAACAACAAGTCGAAAAAGAATTGGGCAAGCCTTTAGAACAGATCTTTAAAAGCTTTGAGCAAAGCCCTTTTGCAGCCGCGTCCATTGGTCAAGTGCATAAAGCCACTTTAAGCAATGGCAAAGAAGTCGTGGTCAAAGTGCAATACCCAGGGGTCGATCAAGCCTGTGACAGTGACTTAAAACAAGTTCGTTTAGCGCTACGTTTGATGGGTGTTTTAAAAGTTGATAAAAAACTGCAAGACCGTTTATTTAAAGAGATTCAAGACAGCTTACATGAAGAACTGAACTATGAAATCGAGGCGCAAAGTCTTGAAGTGTTTCGAACCTTTCATGAAAAATTAGATACCAAGATTATTATTCCCAAGGTTTATCGTGAATATTCAAGCCGTCGTGTTTTGACATTGAGTTTTGAGCAAGGCGAAAGCATTGAAACTGCAAGTACGTGGGATCAAAATATTCGCAACGAAATGGGACGCCGTTTGGTTCGTGCCTTAGGTCAGCAAATGTTTTATTTAAAACGTTTCCACTGTGACCCTCATCCAGGTAACTTTGCCTTTAGACCGGATGGTAGTGTCATTATTTATGATTTTGGTGGCGTTAAAACCCTTTCTCCTGCCTTAGTCGATCGCTTCAAATCTTTGGTGCGTGCAGGGCGACATTCGGATATTGAAGCCATTGAAGATCATCTTTTGGCATTGGATTCAATTGCGGAAAAAGCTAAGTTTCCACCTGAGCTGTATCGAACATGGTTAGAAGTGTTGTTACGCCCGCTGACCACACAATATGACTTCGCTGAAAATTCTGCACATCATGACGGCGTAAAACTGGTGAAACAATCCTTAAAATATTGGGATGTTTTCAAACCTTCACCCGATACGCTGATGGTGAATCGCACCATCTCCGGACAATATTGGAATCTCATTCATTTGAAAGTAAACGATAATTTGAGCGACCTATTTGAAGAATTGGTCCCTGTATAA